A window of Tautonia plasticadhaerens contains these coding sequences:
- a CDS encoding Calx-beta domain-containing protein, producing MSGQTGGGKGRRRAFRPGVERVEHRRLLATFVVTNTADSGPGTLRQAILGANESPGADEVAFAIPTSNAPGRDVPVPGFDLSSQTWRIELASPLPALTDTTTIDGFSQADTPLSFFYPEDVDEPSLVTSDPNSIPALDGNNAQIRVIIDGSTIDRSAFPTPTGLVIDASDSDVRGLVITGFHDGIVVPRRENAGNRIQGNSIGGYFRYLVDLQTGDPLPAPDNIVFAGVGNTGDGVVVNGTNTTVGGFNPQENNTITLSGGRGIYLPPNSEGHQIFGNQIGVLGPSIGQVYVQAGNGAEGVLIESAPGLLSSSHSIGGPVPGSGNVISANGSHGVRLVGPGATRNRIDGNYIGAAPGGGFLFGAGDPGNGGDGVFLNDAPSNRIGAQDDDRRNVIPANEGAGVRIAGPNASGNIVSGNFIGLVSDGGAVLGNTREGVRIESSATGNTVGGGNVISGNLRGVIITGETSGGNVVSDNFIGSDADGVGDLGNALEGVLIESSSGNRVTGDGDGSQILSGNNVGLAIVGPSSSGTVATGNFIGTDTSGTLELNNSLQGVLIVNSPRNTLGAPGDSNRNLISSNHWGVEIAGAEATGNVLQNNIIGTDITGDLPFSSEIDGVLIRLGASDNLVGGPQPEQGNVIAFSRRDGVRIEDDSIGNTILTNSIFENAGLGIHLVPTGGPGPGPNFLRPAPTITLVRSSVGFTNIQGTLMSVPLTTFRIQFFANATPDPSGRGEGERYLGETTVTTDAAGFVSYSADVAGAVQPGEFVTATATDPVGNTSEFSVGVAEQLGTVQFSMSVFVVQESSGAALVVVTRLGGSGGQASVDYATGGGTATPDVDYEPVSGTLTFDIGVDQQTFTVPLLDDELGEAEETVGLLLSSPAGAATLGIPSNATLRLVDDDQPGNVFFGMESYVVDETAGEATIAVSRSAGGGTVTVPYATTGGSAVPGVDYVPVSGTITFGPGETVRTFTVPVLFNGASSVTTSVGLAIGQPTGGAGLGEPSMATLTITNLDVPQVTSISAAADRRGFLRIVLGFNRDMIASRAEDLRNYGYSVQVPGHNRRIGTRRDLLIPLAPPQYDPATRTVTLTTLRPIRPGTPVLVLVNQVTDVPGAGVGVADERGILLDGNDDGIPGGTFSATLRSPRPTFTPRPRFEFPGLGTSSTWADRLREARLRSGRG from the coding sequence ATGAGCGGCCAGACCGGCGGCGGGAAGGGTCGCCGACGGGCGTTCCGGCCCGGAGTGGAACGCGTCGAGCACCGTCGTCTCCTCGCGACGTTCGTCGTCACCAACACGGCGGATTCGGGGCCCGGCACGCTCCGGCAGGCGATCCTGGGGGCCAACGAGAGCCCCGGCGCCGACGAGGTCGCCTTCGCCATCCCCACCTCGAACGCCCCCGGCCGCGACGTGCCGGTCCCGGGGTTCGACCTGTCCTCGCAGACCTGGCGGATCGAGCTGGCCAGCCCGCTCCCCGCCCTGACCGACACGACGACGATCGACGGCTTCTCCCAGGCCGACACGCCGCTCTCGTTCTTCTACCCCGAGGACGTCGACGAGCCCTCCCTCGTCACCTCGGACCCCAATTCGATCCCCGCCCTCGACGGCAACAACGCCCAGATCCGGGTCATCATCGACGGCAGCACGATCGACCGCTCCGCCTTCCCGACGCCGACCGGCCTGGTAATCGACGCCTCCGACAGCGACGTCCGGGGCCTGGTCATCACCGGCTTCCACGACGGCATCGTCGTCCCCCGCCGGGAGAACGCCGGCAACCGCATCCAGGGCAACAGCATCGGCGGGTACTTCCGCTATCTGGTCGACCTCCAGACGGGAGACCCCCTCCCGGCGCCCGACAACATCGTCTTCGCCGGGGTCGGGAACACGGGAGACGGGGTGGTCGTCAACGGCACGAACACCACCGTCGGCGGCTTCAACCCCCAGGAAAACAACACGATCACCCTGAGCGGGGGCCGGGGGATCTACCTGCCGCCGAATTCCGAAGGGCACCAGATCTTCGGCAATCAGATCGGCGTGCTCGGGCCCTCGATCGGGCAGGTCTACGTCCAGGCCGGGAACGGGGCCGAAGGGGTGCTCATCGAATCGGCCCCCGGCTTGCTCTCGTCGAGCCACTCGATCGGCGGCCCGGTCCCCGGCTCCGGCAACGTGATCTCCGCGAACGGCAGCCACGGCGTCCGGCTCGTCGGCCCGGGGGCGACCCGCAACCGGATCGACGGGAATTACATCGGTGCGGCCCCCGGCGGCGGCTTCCTCTTCGGCGCCGGGGATCCCGGCAACGGAGGCGACGGCGTCTTCCTGAATGATGCCCCCTCGAACCGGATCGGCGCCCAGGACGACGATCGCCGCAACGTCATCCCCGCCAACGAGGGGGCCGGGGTCCGGATCGCCGGCCCGAACGCCTCCGGCAACATCGTCTCGGGCAACTTCATCGGCCTGGTCTCCGACGGCGGTGCGGTGCTGGGCAACACCCGGGAGGGGGTCCGGATCGAGTCGTCGGCCACCGGCAACACCGTCGGCGGCGGCAACGTCATCTCCGGCAACCTCCGGGGCGTGATCATCACCGGCGAGACCTCCGGCGGCAACGTCGTCTCCGACAACTTCATCGGCAGCGACGCCGACGGCGTGGGAGACCTCGGCAACGCCCTGGAAGGCGTCCTCATCGAGTCGTCTTCCGGCAACAGGGTGACCGGAGACGGCGACGGATCCCAGATCCTCTCCGGCAACAACGTCGGCCTGGCGATCGTCGGCCCCTCCTCCTCGGGGACCGTGGCGACCGGCAACTTCATCGGCACCGACACGAGCGGCACGCTGGAGCTGAACAACTCGCTCCAGGGCGTCCTGATCGTCAACTCCCCCCGAAACACCCTCGGCGCCCCGGGGGACTCGAACCGCAACCTCATCTCCTCGAACCACTGGGGCGTGGAGATCGCCGGGGCCGAGGCGACGGGCAACGTCCTCCAGAACAACATCATCGGCACCGACATCACCGGCGACCTGCCCTTCAGCAGCGAGATCGACGGCGTCCTCATCCGCCTCGGCGCCTCGGACAACCTCGTCGGCGGTCCCCAGCCCGAGCAGGGCAACGTCATTGCCTTCAGCCGACGAGACGGCGTCCGGATCGAGGATGACAGCATCGGCAACACGATCCTCACTAACAGCATCTTCGAGAACGCCGGCCTCGGCATCCATCTCGTGCCCACCGGCGGCCCCGGCCCCGGCCCGAACTTCCTCCGCCCGGCCCCGACGATCACCCTGGTCCGTAGCTCGGTCGGCTTCACGAACATCCAGGGGACCCTGATGAGCGTCCCGCTGACCACCTTCCGCATCCAGTTCTTCGCCAACGCCACGCCTGACCCCAGCGGCCGGGGCGAGGGGGAGCGTTACCTCGGCGAGACGACCGTCACCACCGACGCCGCCGGCTTCGTGTCCTACTCGGCCGACGTGGCCGGCGCCGTCCAGCCGGGAGAATTCGTCACCGCCACGGCGACCGACCCCGTCGGCAACACCTCCGAGTTCTCCGTCGGCGTGGCCGAGCAGCTGGGCACGGTCCAGTTCTCGATGAGCGTCTTCGTCGTCCAAGAGTCGAGCGGCGCGGCGCTCGTCGTCGTCACCCGACTCGGCGGCAGCGGCGGCCAGGCTTCCGTCGACTACGCCACCGGCGGCGGCACCGCCACGCCCGACGTCGACTACGAGCCCGTGTCCGGCACCCTGACCTTCGACATTGGCGTCGACCAGCAGACCTTCACCGTGCCGCTCCTCGACGACGAACTGGGGGAGGCCGAGGAGACCGTCGGCCTGCTCCTCTCCTCCCCGGCCGGGGCGGCGACGCTCGGGATCCCTTCGAATGCGACGCTCCGACTCGTCGACGACGACCAGCCGGGCAACGTCTTCTTCGGCATGGAATCCTACGTGGTCGACGAGACGGCCGGCGAGGCGACGATCGCCGTCTCCCGGAGCGCCGGGGGCGGCACGGTCACGGTCCCCTACGCCACCACCGGCGGATCGGCCGTGCCGGGCGTCGACTACGTCCCCGTCTCCGGCACGATCACCTTCGGGCCCGGCGAGACGGTCCGGACCTTCACCGTGCCGGTCCTCTTCAACGGCGCCTCGTCGGTCACGACGTCGGTCGGCCTGGCGATCGGCCAGCCGACGGGGGGGGCGGGCCTCGGCGAGCCCTCGATGGCGACCCTCACGATCACCAACCTCGACGTCCCCCAGGTCACCTCGATCTCGGCCGCCGCCGACCGCCGGGGGTTCCTCCGGATCGTCCTCGGCTTCAACCGGGACATGATCGCCTCTCGGGCCGAGGACCTGAGGAACTACGGCTACAGCGTCCAGGTCCCCGGGCACAATCGCCGGATCGGCACGAGGAGAGACCTGCTCATCCCACTCGCCCCTCCCCAGTACGACCCGGCCACCCGGACGGTCACCCTGACCACCCTCCGCCCCATCCGGCCGGGGACTCCGGTCCTCGTCCTGGTCAACCAGGTGACCGACGTGCCCGGCGCCGGGGTCGGCGTGGCCGACGAGCGCGGCATCCTGCTCGACGGCAACGACGACGGCATCCCCGGCGGCACCTTCTCCGCCACCCTCCGATCCCCCCGACCGACGTTCACCCCGAGGCCCCGCTTCGAGTTCCCCGGCCTCGGGACCTCCTCGACGTGGGCCGATCGCCTCCGGGAGGCCCGCCTCCGATCCGGCCGAGGCTGA
- a CDS encoding DUF1501 domain-containing protein, which produces MAADAPWNVPSRRDWFRQMGRGLNASALAYLLAGDLGSRAASGRASDGGGPIHDLSPKTPHLEPRAKSVIQLFMPGGPSSIDLFDPKPLVKAYEGKPYPGVVDTLVPANAGNLMPSPFKFTRHGESGIEVSELMPLLAGCVDLMTFIRSMKTEHLNHEPAIWMFNSGMIIPGRPSMGSWVVYGLGTENRDLPAYVALDDPKGMPLDGIRNWAAGWLPPIYQGTRIRSEGAPLPNLSPAFDGPEAAQRGRLRLLAEMAEEHRLGRPGEAELDARISSYELAARMQLSATSALDLDGEPEETRRLYGLDDERTASFGRRCLMARRLVERGVRFVQLFTEGVIWDHHGRIFDGLRDACAGIDRPIAGLMIDLQRRGLLDDTLVLWGGEFGRLPISENGDGRDHNPLGFTLWMAGGGLKPGHVHGATDEFGYKAVEGEVTVPDLHATILRLLGLDHARLTYPVHGLDESLISTLYQARVVEEILA; this is translated from the coding sequence ATGGCCGCCGACGCCCCCTGGAACGTGCCTAGCCGACGCGACTGGTTCCGCCAGATGGGCCGGGGGCTCAACGCCTCGGCCCTGGCCTACCTGCTCGCCGGCGACCTCGGATCTCGGGCCGCCTCCGGTCGTGCCTCCGACGGCGGCGGGCCGATCCACGACCTGTCGCCGAAGACGCCGCACCTGGAGCCCCGGGCGAAGTCGGTCATCCAGCTGTTCATGCCGGGGGGCCCCTCGTCGATCGACCTGTTCGACCCGAAGCCCCTGGTGAAGGCCTACGAGGGGAAGCCGTACCCGGGCGTGGTCGACACGCTGGTGCCGGCCAACGCGGGCAACCTGATGCCCAGCCCGTTCAAATTCACCAGGCACGGGGAGTCGGGGATCGAGGTCAGCGAGCTGATGCCGCTCCTGGCCGGGTGCGTCGACCTGATGACCTTCATCCGGTCGATGAAGACGGAGCACCTGAACCACGAGCCGGCGATCTGGATGTTCAACTCGGGGATGATCATCCCCGGCCGGCCGAGCATGGGGTCCTGGGTCGTCTACGGGCTGGGGACGGAGAACCGGGACCTGCCCGCGTATGTCGCGCTGGACGACCCGAAGGGGATGCCGCTGGACGGCATCCGCAACTGGGCGGCCGGCTGGCTGCCGCCGATCTACCAGGGGACCCGGATCCGCTCCGAAGGGGCCCCGCTGCCGAACCTCTCCCCGGCCTTCGACGGCCCCGAGGCCGCCCAGCGGGGCCGGCTCCGCCTGCTGGCCGAGATGGCGGAGGAGCATCGACTGGGCCGCCCCGGGGAGGCCGAGCTGGACGCCCGGATCAGCAGCTACGAGCTGGCGGCCCGGATGCAGCTGTCGGCCACATCGGCATTGGACCTCGACGGCGAGCCGGAGGAGACGAGGAGGCTCTACGGCCTCGACGACGAGCGGACCGCCTCCTTCGGCCGCCGCTGCCTGATGGCCCGGAGGCTGGTCGAGCGGGGCGTCCGGTTCGTGCAGCTGTTCACCGAGGGGGTGATCTGGGACCACCACGGCCGGATCTTCGACGGCCTCCGGGACGCCTGCGCCGGGATCGACCGCCCGATCGCCGGGCTGATGATCGACCTGCAACGCCGGGGCCTGCTGGACGACACGCTCGTGCTCTGGGGGGGCGAGTTCGGCCGCCTGCCGATCTCCGAGAACGGCGACGGACGGGACCACAACCCGCTGGGGTTCACCCTCTGGATGGCCGGGGGCGGGCTGAAGCCCGGCCACGTCCACGGCGCGACCGACGAATTCGGCTACAAGGCCGTCGAGGGGGAGGTCACGGTGCCCGACCTGCACGCGACGATCCTCCGCCTGCTCGGCCTCGACCATGCCCGTCTCACCTACCCCGTCCACGGCCTGGACGAGAGCCTGATCAGCACCCTGTACCAGGCGAGGGTGGTCGAGGAGATCCTCGCCTGA